Part of the Candidatus Aminicenantes bacterium genome, GCGCCAAAGCGTTTGGCCTCCGAGCGCAGCATCTCCAGCACCCGGTACATGGGCATGGCCCGGTAGTTGGAGTTGGTCACCGTGATCTCGGCCAGGTTGTTCTCGCTGTCCATGCCGGCGTAGGCGTTGACATGGGACAAGCCGCCGTTGGCATGTTTGATGATCTCGCTCAACGCCCGGGCCACCGTAATGTCGCCGCTGTCCAGGAAAGCCGTGAAGCTGAGCAGCGGATGGCGGGCGCCGATGATCGTCGCCCCGGCGCTGGGATTGAAGGTGTCGGGTCCGTAGTCGGGCTTCCAGCGCGGGTCTTTCAGTTTCTGCTCGAGCCCCTCGTACTCGCCCTCGCGGATGTTCTCGATGTAGCGGCGCATGGGGAAGCGCGCCGCTTCGCTGAACAGGTAAACCGGCAGGTCGAACTCGGCGGCGACCTTCTGGGCGAATTCCACGGCCATGGCCACCGTCTCCTCGATGGTGGCGTCCTTGAGCGGCACGAAGGGAAAGACGTCCACCGCCCCCAGGCGGGGATACTGCCCCTTGTGCTTGCTCATGTCCACCTGCTTCAGGGTTTCGCGGTACAGGGTGAGGCCGCCGGCGAAGATCGCTGCCTTCGGGCCGGTGAAGGAGAACACGGTGCGATTGCGGACGCTGTCGCAGGAGACATCCAGCACCAGGAGGTTCTCGATGTTTTTCAGC contains:
- the ftcD gene encoding glutamate formimidoyltransferase, which encodes MSKIISVVPNISEGNDQQFISALVQKLKNIENLLVLDVSCDSVRNRTVFSFTGPKAAIFAGGLTLYRETLKQVDMSKHKGQYPRLGAVDVFPFVPLKDATIEETVAMAVEFAQKVAAEFDLPVYLFSEAARFPMRRYIENIREGEYEGLEQKLKDPRWKPDYGPDTFNPSAGATIIGARHPLLSFTAFLDSGDITVARALSEIIKHANGGLSHVNAYAGMDSENNLAEITVTNSNYRAMPMYRVLEMLRSEAKRFGATVRRVEMIGLIPENVFIESAFYYMGIRDFSLDKILERKIQTHLDETKQAN